The following are from one region of the Methanospirillum hungatei genome:
- a CDS encoding RibD family protein, translated as MSDQHTRPHVMLVSEVTIDGKLTVTRGASSKLLMQFMSHEAEVLLHQIRADSDAIMVGANTIRIDNSFLTVRHVPGKSPIRVIPTSKGDISPDANVLSPDAPTIIAVSKSASHETCNELAQKGAIIEVCGEKSVDLPYLMKILYNKHGVHNLMIEGGSTLNGQMFQNDLIDELTLIHLPFIAGGEDTPSLVTGLYPRDVADLLKLDLITQYMAGDNLITKWRVIRS; from the coding sequence ATGTCCGACCAGCACACCCGCCCTCATGTCATGCTCGTATCAGAAGTCACCATTGATGGTAAACTTACCGTTACCAGGGGCGCTTCATCCAAACTTCTTATGCAGTTCATGTCTCACGAAGCTGAAGTTCTTCTTCACCAGATACGAGCTGATTCTGATGCTATTATGGTCGGTGCAAACACTATCAGAATCGATAATTCATTTCTGACCGTTCGTCATGTTCCAGGAAAAAGTCCTATCCGGGTTATCCCAACATCAAAAGGAGATATTTCTCCTGATGCGAATGTTCTATCGCCCGACGCCCCTACAATTATTGCGGTTTCAAAATCAGCATCCCATGAAACATGTAATGAACTTGCGCAAAAAGGTGCAATAATAGAAGTTTGTGGAGAAAAATCAGTAGATTTACCTTATTTAATGAAGATTCTTTATAATAAACACGGAGTGCATAATCTCATGATTGAAGGGGGATCCACCCTGAACGGACAGATGTTTCAGAATGATCTAATCGATGAACTGACTCTAATCCATCTTCCCTTCATAGCCGGTGGAGAAGACACCCCTTCATTGGTTACAGGTCTGTATCCTCGTGATGTTGCGGATCTTTTAAAATTGGATCTTATTACCCAATATATGGCAGGAGATAATCTCATAACAAAATGGCGGGTTATCAGATCCTAA
- a CDS encoding CDP-alcohol phosphatidyltransferase family protein, which produces MNITAFRYRFIKHLEPIAEICKKAGFTPNTITILSIVAGCLCSISYFFHSFFIGSLLLFCSAILDLVDGSVARMTGRETPFGAVFDWIADKYVDTIVLLGVGLSGIPIISGIANVPHIWDFGIVAIAIIGSMMNTFIKPVTYAEIGFTERKEGKIDDPLEGIGFFGRPETVLVLVLGGFTGFIWVSVLIIAVCTNMSAIQRITYLYKRYS; this is translated from the coding sequence ATGAATATAACTGCATTTCGGTATAGGTTTATTAAGCATCTTGAACCGATAGCAGAAATATGTAAAAAGGCTGGTTTTACCCCAAATACCATTACAATTTTATCTATAGTTGCAGGTTGTCTCTGCTCAATATCGTATTTTTTTCACTCATTTTTTATTGGAAGCCTTTTACTTTTCTGCTCGGCGATTCTTGATCTTGTTGATGGCTCAGTTGCGAGAATGACCGGACGTGAGACTCCGTTTGGTGCTGTTTTTGACTGGATAGCAGACAAGTATGTAGACACGATAGTTCTCCTTGGCGTTGGTCTTTCCGGAATTCCGATCATATCAGGGATAGCAAATGTCCCCCATATATGGGATTTTGGAATTGTAGCAATTGCAATTATTGGTTCAATGATGAACACGTTTATCAAACCGGTAACTTATGCTGAGATAGGATTTACTGAAAGAAAGGAAGGGAAAATTGACGATCCCCTCGAAGGTATCGGCTTTTTTGGAAGACCTGAAACAGTTCTTGTCCTCGTCCTTGGCGGGTTTACCGGATTTATCTGGGTGTCAGTGTTGATTATTGCAGTCTGCACGAATATGTCTGCAATTCAGAGAATTACCTATCTTTATAAACGATACTCTTAA
- the artA gene encoding archaeosortase A — protein MFEFLIPVSCLFFLLALFPGIHREYAGILAWTTIIIVFIGGLPSWIEESNILYPVMAVLSIPFLLITIRLLLRKNIAVLSLTRAAGVAFIIYAPFAFIEEVGNALISLVVSHTRYVLDLIGYQVDIVLWNTFQSGIFRVEIILACTGIQAIAIMLGVASAVPTTIKQKVLAFLLIAPVIYILNLFRNAGVIMAYSSQFFSFLPDISGNPEIGYASFFWAHNILAEGVALIFLIALAYSLFRLIPTLGDFAGNLVGTYEKEIKSIVYKDR, from the coding sequence ATGTTTGAATTCCTAATTCCTGTTTCTTGTCTATTTTTCTTACTCGCTCTTTTTCCGGGTATACATCGGGAGTATGCAGGGATCTTAGCATGGACAACGATAATCATCGTCTTTATCGGAGGTCTTCCATCCTGGATAGAAGAAAGCAATATCTTGTATCCGGTCATGGCAGTTCTCTCAATACCATTCTTACTCATTACGATTCGGCTTCTTCTCAGGAAAAATATTGCTGTATTAAGTCTTACTCGTGCTGCCGGGGTGGCATTTATTATTTATGCGCCGTTTGCGTTCATTGAAGAGGTAGGAAACGCTCTCATATCTCTTGTCGTTTCTCATACCAGGTATGTGTTGGATCTTATCGGATACCAGGTGGACATTGTATTATGGAATACATTTCAAAGTGGGATATTCAGAGTTGAAATTATTCTCGCATGTACTGGAATACAGGCGATCGCAATTATGCTGGGTGTAGCATCTGCTGTTCCTACTACGATAAAACAGAAGGTGTTAGCCTTTCTTCTTATCGCTCCCGTCATTTACATACTTAATCTATTTCGAAATGCTGGAGTTATAATGGCATATTCAAGCCAGTTTTTTTCTTTCCTTCCCGATATTTCAGGAAATCCAGAGATTGGATATGCAAGTTTTTTCTGGGCACATAATATTCTTGCAGAAGGTGTGGCTCTCATATTCTTAATTGCTTTAGCTTACAGTCTTTTCAGACTTATTCCAACTCTTGGAGATTTTGCAGGTAATCTTGTAGGAACATATGAAAAAGAGATTAAGAGTATCGTTTATAAAGATAGGTAA
- a CDS encoding transcription factor S, giving the protein MSMFCEKCGKLLKNQGGSFVCTSCGWEKEGHGETKMKITDKRKEKEIVIVEDTESLRTLPTIAVKCPNCGNGEAFWWLRQLRSADESEVRFFRCTNSKCNHTWREYD; this is encoded by the coding sequence ATGAGTATGTTTTGTGAGAAGTGCGGAAAATTACTAAAAAATCAAGGTGGCTCATTTGTCTGCACCTCTTGTGGCTGGGAAAAAGAGGGTCATGGCGAGACTAAAATGAAGATCACCGATAAGAGAAAAGAAAAAGAAATCGTCATTGTAGAAGACACCGAATCACTCCGCACACTTCCAACCATCGCTGTAAAGTGCCCGAATTGTGGGAATGGAGAAGCGTTCTGGTGGCTGCGGCAGCTTCGTTCAGCTGATGAAAGTGAGGTCCGGTTTTTTAGATGTACGAATAGTAAGTGTAATCATACCTGGCGTGAATACGACTAA
- a CDS encoding YeeE/YedE thiosulfate transporter family protein, whose product MFEQYHTNSLLQKFFGLFIGIGFGFCLQKGGVTSYDIIIGQLLLTDFTVVKVMISAVVVGMIGIHLMKTLGWIEFHTFPGSIGSNVIGGLLFGIGFALLGYCPGTVAGAIGQGQMDALIGGAVGILIGTGIFAHFYPIINSKVLTIGTFPVETIPELIQIPRWIVVIIMILLMIAVLQYLPVFGL is encoded by the coding sequence ATGTTCGAACAATACCATACAAATAGCCTACTTCAAAAATTTTTCGGATTATTCATCGGTATCGGGTTTGGGTTTTGTCTTCAGAAAGGAGGAGTAACGAGTTATGACATTATAATCGGACAACTTCTCCTTACCGATTTTACGGTAGTAAAAGTTATGATCTCTGCAGTTGTCGTTGGGATGATTGGAATACATCTGATGAAAACTCTAGGCTGGATTGAATTTCACACCTTTCCTGGTTCAATAGGTTCAAATGTTATTGGGGGACTATTATTTGGAATTGGATTTGCTCTTCTTGGATATTGTCCGGGAACTGTTGCAGGTGCAATAGGACAGGGACAGATGGATGCTCTTATAGGAGGAGCGGTTGGAATACTAATAGGTACTGGAATTTTTGCACATTTTTATCCCATAATAAATTCTAAAGTATTAACTATTGGAACGTTTCCTGTAGAAACTATTCCTGAACTGATTCAAATTCCTCGATGGATCGTAGTAATAATTATGATTCTTCTCATGATAGCAGTTTTACAGTATCTTCCGGTATTCGGATTATAA
- a CDS encoding YeeE/YedE thiosulfate transporter family protein gives MLELLLEPRWSPYLAGAGIGLLLWCSFLFSNKPLGCSTAFSRTSGMIESAFNPEKVKNLEYYTIFPPVIEWQWMMVVGIIIGSFLSSYISGTFQIIFIPHTFYTFFGDNLLFRFLTALIGGILMGLGARWAWGCTSGHGISGLAQLSLASMVSVIGFFIAGIVTAILLYSL, from the coding sequence ATGCTTGAATTGTTGCTGGAACCGAGGTGGTCACCATATCTGGCTGGTGCAGGTATCGGATTGCTTCTCTGGTGTTCCTTTTTATTTTCAAATAAACCATTGGGATGTAGTACCGCTTTTTCACGGACATCCGGAATGATTGAAAGTGCATTTAATCCGGAAAAAGTAAAAAATTTGGAATATTATACTATTTTTCCTCCCGTAATTGAATGGCAATGGATGATGGTTGTAGGCATCATTATTGGTTCTTTCTTATCATCATACATATCAGGAACATTTCAGATTATATTTATTCCACACACTTTTTACACATTTTTTGGAGATAATCTCCTTTTCCGATTTCTGACTGCTCTCATAGGTGGCATTTTAATGGGGCTTGGAGCAAGATGGGCATGGGGATGTACCAGCGGACATGGGATTTCCGGTCTAGCTCAATTATCTCTTGCTAGCATGGTTTCAGTTATTGGATTTTTTATTGCAGGAATTGTGACAGCAATACTGCTATATTCTCTATAA
- a CDS encoding type 1 glutamine amidotransferase: MSEILKIETLSKGKYVVALEHAPYETPCYITSWLASQSIPVKEIKVWEREPFPDHNEVLLLIIMGGPMNIYEHDIFPWLISEKKYIKEIIDLSIPVLGICLGAQLIADVLGGVVTRLPVPEFGWTHICRNNEHKIHSEIDHLFPNTLEIFQWHQDTFSIPEKAVHLYSSQTCTNQAFIYADFVIGLQFHPELYENDILNFLMLVEKDTGITEDEYPKMDILDRIFLYQQGIEFLEKLLIFLLSSSKISLL, from the coding sequence ATGTCTGAAATTTTAAAAATCGAAACACTATCAAAAGGAAAATATGTTGTCGCGCTTGAACACGCACCATATGAGACACCTTGTTATATTACTTCGTGGTTAGCCAGTCAATCCATCCCGGTAAAAGAGATAAAGGTCTGGGAAAGAGAACCATTTCCGGACCATAATGAAGTCCTTCTTCTCATTATTATGGGCGGACCGATGAACATATATGAACATGATATATTTCCATGGCTTATTTCAGAAAAAAAGTATATCAAAGAGATTATTGATCTTTCAATACCTGTCTTGGGGATATGTCTTGGTGCTCAACTTATTGCAGACGTATTAGGTGGCGTAGTAACCAGACTCCCAGTACCTGAATTTGGATGGACTCATATTTGTCGAAATAATGAACACAAGATTCATTCAGAAATAGATCACCTGTTTCCGAATACTCTTGAAATATTTCAATGGCATCAGGATACCTTTTCAATACCAGAAAAAGCAGTCCATCTCTATTCTTCGCAAACTTGTACAAATCAGGCATTTATATATGCAGATTTTGTTATTGGACTACAATTTCATCCGGAATTATATGAGAACGATATTTTAAATTTTCTAATGTTGGTAGAAAAAGATACAGGAATAACAGAAGATGAATATCCAAAAATGGACATTCTTGATAGAATATTTTTATATCAACAAGGTATTGAATTTTTAGAAAAACTCCTGATTTTTCTTTTATCATCTTCAAAAATCTCTCTTTTGTAA
- a CDS encoding methanogenesis marker 14 protein has product MNPGIFDKFFKPLPKPYIVESPPPPLIVRGPGMEHREYDEKPYFIVASVEMGNTTTKCILTGVNLETGMCYVINKTVSMSRDVRRPLPGEEVFGRTLDGTELTRESVTELVRDTLIKCHKDAKLDIKKDLDFVVRSTGVVAAMDSPDQVGDFIIALANGCLEAGVPPKKMTPPMSKMNQAQKLQPFSFADRVNFTGAVAGVVPPQGTTGVEMVANEMEGELAMAGIKEGAKWTPVDFRNPCISIDFGTTLDGRITSPVDLKSTNPFSKTIGNFCGLAGAIPDAIVKGTGLVNEKNGTALDIFGEKSRLSGSIGSKKISDTVSSYVSRCHELISVEIVPKDRTRYGMVPVYAEVAIQSGVALIGVDAGVNGSNLHALGEIGKEIVTKHSMPILNEVIDRVCADMALRMIDVVDQQNLIYPDTSIGFTGRAAISGKKPEYILQGIMDRKLFQKPVDHVVFVDDGLARGAALMGRCMNSLGKPDKPIGGVRGGKCIMSRRIAIGK; this is encoded by the coding sequence ATGAATCCGGGAATCTTCGACAAATTTTTTAAGCCACTTCCGAAACCTTACATTGTCGAAAGTCCTCCGCCACCCCTTATTGTGAGGGGGCCCGGAATGGAACACCGGGAATACGACGAAAAACCCTATTTTATCGTGGCATCAGTAGAGATGGGGAACACCACGACAAAATGTATTCTGACAGGTGTTAATCTTGAGACCGGGATGTGCTATGTAATTAATAAAACAGTCAGTATGAGCCGGGATGTGCGGCGTCCCCTACCTGGAGAAGAAGTATTTGGCAGGACATTGGATGGGACCGAGCTGACACGTGAATCAGTTACTGAACTGGTGCGTGACACACTAATTAAGTGTCATAAAGATGCCAAACTGGATATAAAAAAGGATCTTGATTTTGTTGTCCGGAGTACCGGAGTTGTGGCAGCCATGGACTCGCCTGATCAAGTAGGGGATTTTATTATTGCTCTTGCAAATGGCTGTCTTGAAGCAGGGGTTCCTCCAAAAAAGATGACACCCCCGATGTCTAAAATGAACCAGGCACAAAAACTCCAGCCCTTCTCATTTGCAGATCGTGTTAATTTTACAGGGGCAGTTGCAGGCGTTGTTCCTCCCCAGGGAACTACCGGAGTTGAGATGGTAGCAAATGAGATGGAAGGTGAACTTGCTATGGCAGGGATTAAAGAAGGCGCAAAATGGACCCCTGTTGATTTTAGAAATCCCTGTATTTCCATCGATTTTGGAACAACTCTTGATGGTCGCATAACCTCTCCGGTGGATCTAAAATCAACAAATCCCTTTTCTAAAACAATTGGTAACTTTTGTGGGCTGGCAGGGGCTATCCCGGATGCTATTGTAAAAGGGACTGGTCTTGTTAATGAGAAAAACGGAACCGCGCTTGATATTTTTGGTGAAAAAAGCAGACTTTCCGGATCTATTGGATCAAAAAAGATATCAGATACCGTCAGTTCATATGTTTCCCGCTGTCATGAACTCATATCTGTAGAAATTGTTCCAAAAGATAGAACCAGATATGGGATGGTACCAGTCTACGCTGAAGTGGCCATACAATCAGGAGTGGCTTTGATTGGTGTTGATGCAGGAGTAAATGGTTCCAACCTCCATGCACTTGGTGAGATCGGTAAGGAGATAGTAACAAAACACTCAATGCCAATTCTAAACGAGGTTATTGACCGAGTTTGTGCAGATATGGCATTACGCATGATTGATGTTGTTGACCAGCAGAATTTGATATATCCGGATACCTCAATAGGATTTACAGGACGGGCAGCAATTTCCGGGAAAAAACCAGAATATATTCTCCAGGGAATAATGGACAGGAAACTATTTCAAAAACCTGTTGATCATGTTGTCTTTGTTGATGATGGGCTTGCCAGAGGAGCAGCCCTAATGGGCAGATGTATGAATTCCTTAGGAAAGCCTGACAAGCCTATTGGTGGCGTCAGAGGGGGGAAATGTATTATGTCCAGGCGGATTGCAATAGGAAAATAA
- a CDS encoding FprA family A-type flavoprotein encodes MVVRKITDKILSVGTIDWDRRIFDNLIPLPEGTSYNSFLIRGKEKTALIDTVDPVHEEEFITNLVKAGCDRIDAIIINHAEQDHSGSLPVILELFPGAKVYCTEKCKDLLSSLLDVPPSRIEIVKTGDSLNLGGISLQFIEYPWVHWPETMVTYCPEEKILFSCDLFGSHLATSSLYMDDPCRTEILAKRYYAEIMMPFRNSIKQYLAKIQEMDIAIIAPSHGPLLNNPQWILEKYVDWTSDSVRNTVLIPYVSMHGSTERMVRMFTDFLMERRIGVRPFNLTGGDSGLLALELVDAATVVFATPTVLFGPHPEMVTAAYLANLVKPKTRFASIIGSFGWGGKTVETLKSMIPHIKAELLSPVYIQGAPDEKSRADLLALAEAIAEKHTSDPLIS; translated from the coding sequence ATGGTCGTGAGAAAAATTACTGATAAGATATTATCTGTTGGAACTATCGACTGGGATAGAAGGATTTTTGATAATCTTATTCCACTTCCAGAAGGCACTTCATATAATTCTTTTCTGATCAGAGGGAAAGAAAAGACAGCTTTAATTGATACTGTAGATCCTGTCCATGAGGAAGAATTTATCACAAATCTTGTGAAGGCGGGATGTGATCGGATTGATGCAATCATTATCAATCATGCAGAGCAGGATCACTCAGGAAGTTTGCCGGTAATTCTTGAATTATTCCCTGGTGCAAAGGTATATTGTACAGAGAAATGCAAAGACCTTTTATCCTCTTTACTGGATGTTCCTCCCTCTCGTATTGAGATTGTAAAAACCGGAGACAGTCTTAATCTTGGAGGAATTTCTCTTCAATTTATTGAATATCCATGGGTTCATTGGCCAGAAACGATGGTTACCTATTGTCCTGAAGAGAAAATCTTATTTTCCTGTGATCTATTTGGTTCACATCTTGCAACCTCTTCTCTATATATGGATGATCCATGCCGGACAGAAATTCTGGCAAAACGGTATTATGCAGAGATTATGATGCCATTTCGGAACAGCATCAAACAATACCTGGCAAAAATTCAAGAGATGGACATTGCAATCATTGCTCCAAGCCACGGTCCTCTTCTAAATAATCCTCAGTGGATTTTAGAAAAATATGTAGATTGGACGAGCGATTCAGTCCGGAATACCGTTCTCATTCCTTATGTCTCTATGCATGGCAGCACCGAAAGAATGGTTCGGATGTTTACCGATTTTCTTATGGAACGGAGAATTGGTGTCAGACCTTTTAATCTGACCGGAGGAGATTCAGGTCTGTTAGCGCTTGAATTGGTTGATGCTGCTACGGTTGTGTTTGCAACTCCTACCGTTTTATTTGGGCCCCACCCGGAAATGGTAACTGCTGCATATCTGGCAAATCTTGTAAAACCAAAAACCAGGTTTGCCTCAATAATTGGGTCATTTGGATGGGGTGGAAAAACTGTTGAAACACTAAAATCAATGATTCCCCATATTAAAGCCGAATTGTTAAGCCCGGTTTACATCCAGGGAGCACCTGATGAAAAATCCAGAGCAGACCTTCTTGCCCTTGCAGAAGCAATTGCAGAAAAGCACACATCTGATCCCCTCATATCTTGA
- a CDS encoding phosphoribulokinase encodes MTHPENFREVIRQSPIVYLIGVAGDSGSGKTTFTRAISDIFGDELVSSITVDDYHLYDRNDRAKMGITPLLHSANNLTLLTQNLRDIKAGKSILKPVYSHEHGTFARNVQFEPTKFVIVEGLHPYATDELRALYDYTIFVDPDKDVKYDWKIRRDMGKRNYNRTDVESEIKKREPDYHQYVEPQRLIADAVIQIKYSAYGKEEGEKRNVYQVILSMPAQEYCFEDIELNIDLCDLFKKSSHNFSLSCISQNPDNRKMRALVVDGELMPDTIHKIERQIEYQTGVSPINIFRNQEHITGTDLVRLMLSWQIINGRISLSLPNHSQTASLI; translated from the coding sequence ATGACTCATCCGGAAAATTTCAGGGAAGTTATTCGACAGTCTCCAATAGTATACCTTATCGGAGTGGCTGGCGATTCAGGTTCAGGTAAGACCACATTTACCCGAGCAATATCCGATATATTTGGAGATGAACTTGTTTCTTCTATAACGGTGGATGATTATCATCTGTATGATCGTAATGACCGTGCAAAAATGGGTATTACCCCACTTCTTCATTCTGCAAATAATCTGACATTACTAACTCAGAATCTCAGGGATATTAAAGCAGGAAAATCAATTTTAAAACCAGTTTACTCTCATGAACACGGAACTTTTGCTCGGAATGTGCAATTTGAGCCTACAAAATTTGTCATAGTCGAGGGACTCCATCCATATGCAACTGATGAACTTCGTGCGCTCTATGATTACACGATATTTGTGGATCCAGATAAGGATGTTAAATATGACTGGAAGATCCGGCGTGATATGGGAAAACGAAATTACAATCGGACCGATGTTGAATCAGAGATAAAAAAAAGAGAACCTGATTATCATCAATATGTCGAACCACAACGATTGATTGCTGATGCGGTTATTCAGATAAAATACTCCGCTTATGGAAAAGAAGAAGGGGAGAAGAGGAATGTATACCAGGTAATTCTTTCGATGCCTGCACAGGAGTATTGTTTTGAAGATATTGAACTTAATATCGATCTTTGCGATTTATTTAAAAAATCTTCACATAATTTTTCATTATCATGCATATCACAAAACCCGGATAATCGGAAGATGAGAGCACTTGTTGTCGATGGGGAACTAATGCCTGACACCATTCATAAAATTGAACGGCAGATAGAATACCAAACCGGAGTATCTCCTATCAATATTTTCCGAAACCAGGAACACATAACCGGCACGGATCTTGTCCGTCTCATGCTTTCATGGCAGATTATTAATGGAAGGATTTCTTTGTCTCTACCTAACCATTCACAAACCGCATCCCTGATATAA
- the cfbC gene encoding Ni-sirohydrochlorin a,c-diamide reductive cyclase ATP-dependent reductase subunit: protein MKQIALYGKGGIGKSTTSANLSAALVNKDLSVMQIGCDPKRDSTRMLMAGTLIPTVLDLIRERGEENLTLEDVVFTGYKGVRCVEAGGPEPGVGCAGRGIIATFQLLERLSAFDEDVIVYDVLGDVVCGGFAMPMRKGYAQEIYLVTSGELMSLYAANNICKAIVRISQNVRQVCRLGGVICNSRNLPDEENLVSAFATAVGSRIIAYIPRSEIVQHAELHNQTVVEYAPESSLTHSYELLADAILTNSEFVIPSPLEIEELEKLARSYLPKFHPDLNSHKKI, encoded by the coding sequence ATGAAACAGATCGCCCTCTATGGTAAGGGAGGTATCGGGAAATCAACTACATCAGCAAATCTTTCTGCAGCCCTTGTTAACAAGGATCTTTCTGTAATGCAGATTGGATGTGATCCGAAACGTGATAGCACCCGGATGCTGATGGCAGGAACCTTAATACCAACAGTACTGGATTTAATCCGGGAGAGAGGCGAAGAAAACCTTACTCTTGAAGATGTTGTTTTTACCGGATACAAAGGAGTCAGATGTGTAGAAGCAGGTGGTCCGGAACCTGGAGTTGGCTGCGCAGGCAGAGGTATTATTGCAACATTTCAACTTCTTGAGCGATTGTCTGCATTTGACGAAGATGTCATAGTGTATGACGTACTTGGAGATGTCGTGTGTGGCGGATTTGCGATGCCAATGAGAAAGGGATATGCTCAGGAGATTTATTTGGTAACATCCGGCGAGCTTATGTCATTGTATGCAGCGAATAATATTTGTAAAGCGATTGTCAGAATTTCTCAGAATGTCAGACAGGTTTGTAGACTAGGAGGAGTAATCTGTAATAGTAGAAATCTCCCAGATGAAGAAAACCTTGTATCAGCATTTGCGACAGCAGTCGGTTCACGAATCATAGCATATATTCCACGAAGTGAGATTGTTCAACATGCAGAATTACATAATCAGACAGTTGTTGAATATGCTCCTGAATCATCTCTCACCCACAGTTATGAATTATTGGCAGATGCAATATTAACAAATTCAGAATTTGTTATACCCTCTCCGTTAGAGATAGAAGAACTGGAAAAATTAGCTAGATCATACCTTCCTAAATTCCATCCAGATCTTAATTCTCACAAAAAAATATAG
- a CDS encoding NusA-like transcription termination signal-binding factor, with amino-acid sequence MERNLGFKERRYIEELRILTKSTALDCLIDDKFDRIIYVIKAGDMGYAIGKKGDNIRRLQGVTGRKVEMVEFAEELQEFLANIFKPAQILRFSCDDQSKKMNIVVSDKNDVGIAIGKGGCTIEKARLLIRRFYGYEIGEVFPEEGTV; translated from the coding sequence ATGGAACGAAATCTTGGATTTAAAGAACGAAGATATATTGAAGAACTCAGGATCCTTACCAAATCTACCGCTCTTGATTGTTTAATTGATGACAAATTTGATAGAATTATTTATGTCATAAAAGCCGGGGACATGGGATATGCCATCGGAAAAAAAGGTGATAATATCCGTCGTCTTCAGGGAGTTACTGGTCGAAAAGTTGAGATGGTTGAATTTGCCGAAGAACTCCAGGAATTTCTTGCAAATATATTTAAACCCGCTCAGATTCTTCGATTCTCATGCGATGATCAATCTAAAAAGATGAACATCGTGGTTTCTGATAAAAATGATGTAGGGATCGCAATTGGAAAAGGGGGATGCACCATAGAAAAGGCCCGTCTTCTCATTCGCCGGTTCTACGGGTATGAAATTGGTGAAGTATTTCCAGAAGAGGGAACAGTTTGA
- the hisE gene encoding phosphoribosyl-ATP diphosphatase translates to MKKAEILDEIWEVIEDRAINPSEDSYTTRILTHRKGIDKSLEKVGEECSEFIIAVKNGEKSRITEEAADVIFHLMLALKRADIHVQAVWDELNSRRH, encoded by the coding sequence TTGAAAAAAGCAGAAATCCTGGACGAAATCTGGGAAGTCATTGAAGACAGAGCAATCAATCCATCAGAGGATTCATACACGACCAGAATTCTAACTCATCGAAAAGGAATTGATAAATCTCTGGAAAAAGTCGGAGAAGAATGTTCTGAGTTTATTATAGCTGTCAAGAATGGTGAAAAGTCAAGAATTACTGAGGAAGCTGCAGATGTTATTTTTCATTTGATGCTTGCATTAAAACGTGCAGATATACATGTTCAGGCGGTCTGGGACGAACTTAATTCAAGACGCCATTAA
- a CDS encoding DUF357 domain-containing protein produces the protein MNLETYSDILKSLVHQISICCVKNTPYYHLTTEIIQMIESYLDDSVFFYKNKDIVNYYASLAYAHGWICAGSYLGLYSIPFFPISWRNIEFPKEYDKTHLNEKTERYISMLSCAIPSVSNCLMIGSPLSKASDHCLYIAKLNLEKGEFLYKQDSNIPALGYLCYGYGWLDTAVRSGLLHVIQRPDLFTTEC, from the coding sequence ATGAACCTTGAGACTTATTCAGATATTCTGAAATCATTAGTTCATCAGATATCCATATGTTGTGTGAAAAACACTCCATATTATCATTTAACAACTGAAATAATCCAGATGATAGAATCATATCTTGATGATTCTGTTTTTTTTTATAAGAATAAAGACATCGTAAATTATTATGCTTCTTTAGCATACGCTCATGGCTGGATATGTGCCGGATCTTATCTGGGTCTTTATTCTATTCCATTTTTTCCAATTTCATGGCGGAATATAGAATTTCCCAAAGAATATGATAAAACACACTTAAATGAAAAAACTGAACGATATATTTCAATGCTTTCGTGTGCTATTCCATCAGTATCCAATTGTCTGATGATAGGATCACCACTTTCGAAAGCATCAGATCATTGCCTTTACATAGCAAAATTGAATCTAGAAAAAGGTGAATTTTTATACAAACAGGATTCTAATATCCCAGCCTTAGGTTATCTATGCTACGGATACGGATGGCTGGATACTGCTGTCAGATCTGGCCTGTTACATGTGATACAACGACCAGACCTTTTTACAACAGAATGTTAA